The following are from one region of the Takifugu rubripes chromosome 12, fTakRub1.2, whole genome shotgun sequence genome:
- the LOC115251635 gene encoding LOW QUALITY PROTEIN: zinc transporter Slc39a7-like (The sequence of the model RefSeq protein was modified relative to this genomic sequence to represent the inferred CDS: inserted 1 base in 1 codon), which translates to MFHGASKWSAEANLPKEEPHGHGHGHDHGHGHAHDHGHAHDHGHAHDHGHGHDHGHGHAHDHGHAHDHGHAHDHGHAHDHGHAHDQKEESGHRGSQGWKKDKRKAPQRDMVELWMQAIGSTLLISAAPFLILFLIPVQSNSDQHQNLLKILLSFASGGLLGDAFLHLIPHALAPHSHHGDDHGHAHXSEESHGHSHGAEHDHVMSVGLWVLGGLVAFLIVEKFVRLLKGNEGHGHSHSSSQAKPKEKHSDDEDEKEKEKTAKATKDEPCTDIKVSGYLNLAADVIHNFTDGLAMGASFLVSPTVGTITTLTILLHEVPHEIGDFAILIQSGCTKRKAIFLQLLTALGAVAGTICSLLAQGAGTAATTWILPFTAGGFVYIATVTVLPELLVGRSSFGQSVMEILALLFGVGMMVVIAEYE; encoded by the exons ATGTTCCATGGAGCAAGCAAGTGGAGCGCTGAGGCCAACCTCCCCAAAGAGGAGCCCcatggacatggacatggacatgATCATGGACACGGACACGCTCACGATCATGGACACGCTCACGATCATGGACACGCTCACGATCATGGACACGGACACGATCATGGACACGGACACGCTCACGATCATGGACACGCTCACGATCATGGACACGCTCACGATCATGGACACGCTCACGATCATGGACATGCTCACGATCAGAAGGAGGAGAGTGGCCACCGGGGCTCTCAGGGGTGGAAGAAGGACAAGAGGAAAGCCCCACAGAGGGACATGGTGGAGCTCTGGATGCAG gccatCGGGTCCACCCTGCTGATCAGCGCGGCTCCCTTCCTCATCCTGTTCCTGATCCCAGTTCAGTCCAACAGCGACCAacaccagaacctgctgaagattCTGCTCAGCTTCGCCTCGGGGGGTCTGCTGGGCGACGccttcctccacctcatccCTCACGCGTTGG CCCCGCACTCTCACCATGGAGACGACCACGGACACGCCC AAAGTGAAGAGTCCCATGGCCACTCCCACG GAGCCGAGCACGATCACGTCATGTCGGTGGGTTTGTGGGTTCTCGGAGGACTCGTTGCGTTTCTGATCGTGGAGAAGTTTGTGCGTCTGCTCAAGGGCAACGAGGGCCACGGCCACTCTCACAGCTCCTCTCAAG CCAAGCCAAAAGAAAAGCACAGTGATGACGAAGacgagaaggaaaaggagaagacgGCAAAGGCCACAAAAGATGAGCCCTGCACAG ACATCAAGGTGTCGGGTTACCTGAACCTGGCAGCTGACgtcatccataatttcaccgaTGGCCTGGCCATGGGGGCGTCCTTCCTGGTTAGTCCGACGGTCGGCACGATAACCACCCTCACCATCCTTCTGCACGAGGTCCCGCATGAGATCGGAGACTTCGCCATCCTCATCCAGTCAGGCTGCACCAAAAGAAAG GCcatttttctccagctgctgacgGCCCTTGGGGCTGTGGCCGGGACGATCTGCTCGCTGTTGGCGCAGGGCGCGGGCACGGCAGCGACCACCTGGATCCTCCCGTTCACTGCGGGGGGCTTCGTCTACATCGCCACGGTGACGGTCCTCCCAGAACTGCTGGTGGGTCGCTCCAGTTTCGGCCAGTCTGTGATGGAGATTCTGGCTTTGCTGTTTGGAGTCGGCATGATGGTGGTGATCGCGGAGTACGAGTGA
- the LOC115251639 gene encoding C3a anaphylatoxin chemotactic receptor-like isoform X1 produces the protein MFLNTSLSPHILNKRQEGSGDIEAIAAKVAVIIFTVTVLFGLVGNAMVIWVAGFKLKPNVTNVWLVNLAVADFVFCSTRILSLIKKLFYDHWPYGLFFCRFNGFFKYANMFCSVFLLAIISMDRVLCVWQPFFAKRRRTLLAARTVAIGVWIAAVILSTPYFVYRRVSMGNNNLSRCSTGVDDGQSSTNVALYTNRFLCGFLLPFIVILVCYILAGVGIRRTRLSGKSRPLRILASLVIAFFVCWAPYHCIQLVKLVDAKNEAVKILSPLTSAVAYFNSCINPLLYFCMGLQGRGHFRQSLTGVYKRALEDDLERQMMQSNEQSLDDSTTSKHSTVMATGRSLAVKATPTFS, from the exons ATGTTCCTAAACacgtctctgtctcctcacatCCTCAATAAGAGGCAGGAGGGCAGCGGGGACATCGAGGCCATCGCTGCCAAGGTCGCCGTCATCATCTTCACTGTGACTGTCCTGTTCGGCCTTGTGGGAAACGCCATGGTCATTTGGGTGGCTGGATTCAAGTTAAAG CCCAACGTCACCAACGTGTGGTTGGTGAATCTGGCCGTGGCCGACTTCGTCTTCTGCTCCACGCGCATCCTGTCGCTCATCAAGAAGCTCTTCTACGACCACTGGCCGTACGgcctcttcttctgcaggttcaACGGTTTCTTCAAGTACGCCAACATGTTCTGCTCTGTGTTCCTGCTCGCCATCATCAGTATGGACCGGGTGCTCTGCGTATGGCAGCCATTCTTTGCCAAGCGAAGAAGAACCCTACTTGCCGCCAGGACGGTGGCCATTGGCGTCTGGATTGCGGCCGTCATCCTCAGCACCCCCTACTTTGTTTACCGCCGCGTCTCTATGGGTAACAACAACCTGAGTCGGTGTTCTACGGGTGTTGACGACGGGCAGAGTAGCACTAATGTAGCGCTGTACACCAATCGCTTCCTGTGCGGCTTCCTGCTGCCCTTCATAGTCATCCTCGTTTGTTACATCCTGGCCGGGGTTGGTATTCGCCGGACCCGCCTGTCAGGAAAGTCCCGCCCCCTGCGCATACTGGCATCATTGGTGATCGCTTTCTTCGTGTGCTGGGCGCCGTACCACTGCATCCAGCTGGTGAAGCTGGTGGATGCGAAGAACGAGGCGGTGAAGATTCTGTCTCCGCTCACGTCGGCTGTGGCGTACTTCAACAGCTGCATCAACCCGCTTCTGTATTTCTGCATGGGGCTGCAGGGGAGGGGCCACTTCAGGCAGAGTCTGACAGGGGTCTACAAGAGGGCTCTGGAGGACGACCTGGAGAGACAAATGATGCAGTCCAACGAGCAGTCTCTGGACGACAGCACCACGTCCAAACACAGCACCGTCATGGCCACAGGGCGGAGCCTAGCAGTgaaggccacgcccacttttAGTTAG
- the LOC115251639 gene encoding C3a anaphylatoxin chemotactic receptor-like isoform X2, whose translation MVIWVAGFKLKPNVTNVWLVNLAVADFVFCSTRILSLIKKLFYDHWPYGLFFCRFNGFFKYANMFCSVFLLAIISMDRVLCVWQPFFAKRRRTLLAARTVAIGVWIAAVILSTPYFVYRRVSMGNNNLSRCSTGVDDGQSSTNVALYTNRFLCGFLLPFIVILVCYILAGVGIRRTRLSGKSRPLRILASLVIAFFVCWAPYHCIQLVKLVDAKNEAVKILSPLTSAVAYFNSCINPLLYFCMGLQGRGHFRQSLTGVYKRALEDDLERQMMQSNEQSLDDSTTSKHSTVMATGRSLAVKATPTFS comes from the exons ATGGTCATTTGGGTGGCTGGATTCAAGTTAAAG CCCAACGTCACCAACGTGTGGTTGGTGAATCTGGCCGTGGCCGACTTCGTCTTCTGCTCCACGCGCATCCTGTCGCTCATCAAGAAGCTCTTCTACGACCACTGGCCGTACGgcctcttcttctgcaggttcaACGGTTTCTTCAAGTACGCCAACATGTTCTGCTCTGTGTTCCTGCTCGCCATCATCAGTATGGACCGGGTGCTCTGCGTATGGCAGCCATTCTTTGCCAAGCGAAGAAGAACCCTACTTGCCGCCAGGACGGTGGCCATTGGCGTCTGGATTGCGGCCGTCATCCTCAGCACCCCCTACTTTGTTTACCGCCGCGTCTCTATGGGTAACAACAACCTGAGTCGGTGTTCTACGGGTGTTGACGACGGGCAGAGTAGCACTAATGTAGCGCTGTACACCAATCGCTTCCTGTGCGGCTTCCTGCTGCCCTTCATAGTCATCCTCGTTTGTTACATCCTGGCCGGGGTTGGTATTCGCCGGACCCGCCTGTCAGGAAAGTCCCGCCCCCTGCGCATACTGGCATCATTGGTGATCGCTTTCTTCGTGTGCTGGGCGCCGTACCACTGCATCCAGCTGGTGAAGCTGGTGGATGCGAAGAACGAGGCGGTGAAGATTCTGTCTCCGCTCACGTCGGCTGTGGCGTACTTCAACAGCTGCATCAACCCGCTTCTGTATTTCTGCATGGGGCTGCAGGGGAGGGGCCACTTCAGGCAGAGTCTGACAGGGGTCTACAAGAGGGCTCTGGAGGACGACCTGGAGAGACAAATGATGCAGTCCAACGAGCAGTCTCTGGACGACAGCACCACGTCCAAACACAGCACCGTCATGGCCACAGGGCGGAGCCTAGCAGTgaaggccacgcccacttttAGTTAG